GTGTTGTCGCTGCCCGACGAGAACTCAAGCGCGACCTGCAGGAAACCCGCGGCGAGTATGAAGCCGCCGAGCGCCGGCGTCAGGAGATCGTGCCCCATCTTGATGGTGCGCGGGGCTTTGTCTTTCGGCAGCGTCGTCATCGCAAGACCCGCCGTCCATACGGTCAGCGCGATGCAGGCGAGCATCGCCATATAGCCCTGCGCGGGCCAGTTATAGGCCGAGCCGAGATGCATGGTGGTCACGACGATCCAGAAGCCGAGGGCAAGAATGGCGGCAACGCGCGCCATCCGGCTGTCGAGCCAGACGGCAATCGAGCCGCCGATGAGAACGGCAAGAAGACCGCCGAAATGCGGACCGATCTTGCTTTCAACCGTGACGACCCAGGTCCAGTAGACCGCGCCCGCGAGCGCCAGCACGGTGCCTGAGACGGAGCGTGTGAGCAGAGCGGCCGCCAGCGCGCCGACCAGCCAGAGCAGGATCGCATCCGCAAATTCGCCGGCCATATGATAGGTCTGGCCGACAAGGGCGATGCCGGCGGCGAACGCAAATCCGCCGAGCAGCACAGCCGCATCGGCAAAACGCGGCAGATTGCGGCTCTGCAGGAAAGCGCCGCCGCCATAGGCCGCGCCGATCAGCGCGACGAGAAGCAGGAAGCGGAAGAATCTCGGCATGTAGTCCCAGTTCGCCCCGACAAAGGCGAAGATGC
Above is a window of Terrihabitans soli DNA encoding:
- a CDS encoding DUF2157 domain-containing protein, which translates into the protein MNDSKYKKRLAEDLPGWRDKGWITKDGEAAILASLPAGHAPGFGLAAVVAVLGTLLIGFGIFAFVGANWDYMPRFFRFLLLVALIGAAYGGGAFLQSRNLPRFADAAVLLGGFAFAAGIALVGQTYHMAGEFADAILLWLVGALAAALLTRSVSGTVLALAGAVYWTWVVTVESKIGPHFGGLLAVLIGGSIAVWLDSRMARVAAILALGFWIVVTTMHLGSAYNWPAQGYMAMLACIALTVWTAGLAMTTLPKDKAPRTIKMGHDLLTPALGGFILAAGFLQVALEFSSGSDNTVWIGIAVASLVAALVLAGLAQQRGALRFVDVAAVAALGGAVICIGLWNDADDFGGRLAAGTVVILGALWWISLGHAGHPIGNKLGLFAFGAEVLYLYAVTLGSLIDTALAFLVGGVLFIALAFLLFRLDKRLAVKTAGAAA